Proteins co-encoded in one Streptomyces sp. NBC_00557 genomic window:
- a CDS encoding acyltransferase domain-containing protein: MSGPARLLTLTAPTPEALEQATDDLAARLDGLDDTAFARLPAIPDATRSVRRPLCRAVAASSPADAARRLRRRDPRRVFTGGPAPDRPSRVFLFCGVGDQYPGLGAGLYRCVPAFRRELDRCFAVLDAEHGLDPRPVLFPPDTGATADLRGGDALARLYDHRATAQEIHRTVVAQPLVFSVQYALARALTELGAAPAALAGYSIGEPAAACVAGVLTLQDALRLVVRRARLMAELPPGAMLAVMAGPGQLTAYLDGTVSVAALNGPAQTVLSGPAGPIEQAARELTAQGVACRRLATTHAFHSAQARPLAKPLERLLGTLPLRPPALPLLSSVTGNWLRAEEATSPGYWAAQLSRTIRFADQLTLAWRLPRPLLVELGPGQALSRLALQHPDRPADAPARVVQTLPGVFESRPEAELLLTALGQLWTAGTDIDWGQVAVE, encoded by the coding sequence ATGAGCGGGCCGGCGCGTCTGCTCACCCTGACCGCGCCGACGCCCGAGGCGCTGGAACAGGCCACCGACGACCTGGCCGCCCGGCTGGACGGCCTGGACGACACCGCCTTCGCCCGCCTGCCGGCGATCCCGGACGCGACGCGGTCGGTGCGGCGGCCGCTGTGCCGCGCGGTCGCCGCCAGCTCCCCGGCCGACGCGGCCCGCCGGCTGCGCAGGCGCGACCCGCGCCGGGTGTTCACCGGAGGCCCTGCCCCCGACCGCCCCTCCCGGGTGTTCCTGTTCTGCGGCGTCGGCGACCAGTACCCCGGCCTCGGGGCAGGCCTGTACCGCTGCGTTCCGGCCTTCCGGCGGGAACTCGACCGCTGCTTCGCGGTGCTGGACGCCGAGCACGGCCTGGATCCCCGACCGGTGCTGTTCCCCCCGGACACCGGCGCCACCGCGGACCTCCGCGGCGGCGACGCCCTCGCCAGGCTCTACGACCACCGCGCCACGGCGCAGGAGATCCACCGCACGGTCGTCGCCCAACCGCTCGTGTTCTCCGTGCAGTACGCGCTGGCCCGCGCCCTGACGGAGCTCGGCGCGGCACCGGCGGCGCTGGCCGGCTACAGCATCGGCGAGCCCGCCGCGGCGTGCGTCGCCGGAGTGCTGACCCTGCAGGACGCGCTGCGCCTGGTCGTCCGGCGGGCCCGGCTGATGGCCGAGCTGCCGCCGGGAGCGATGCTCGCCGTCATGGCCGGGCCCGGGCAACTGACCGCGTACCTCGACGGCACGGTGTCGGTCGCCGCGCTCAACGGGCCCGCGCAGACGGTGCTGTCGGGTCCTGCCGGGCCGATCGAGCAGGCCGCCCGGGAACTGACCGCCCAAGGCGTCGCCTGCCGGCGCCTGGCCACGACGCACGCCTTCCACTCGGCGCAGGCACGACCGCTCGCGAAGCCGCTGGAGAGGCTGCTCGGCACGCTCCCGCTCCGCCCGCCCGCACTGCCCCTGCTGTCCAGCGTGACCGGGAACTGGCTGCGCGCCGAGGAGGCGACCAGTCCCGGCTACTGGGCGGCGCAGCTGAGCCGGACGATCCGGTTCGCCGACCAGCTGACCCTGGCCTGGCGGCTGCCCCGCCCGCTGCTGGTGGAACTGGGCCCCGGACAGGCTCTGTCCCGGCTCGCCCTGCAGCACCCGGACCGGCCCGCCGACGCGCCGGCGCGCGTCGTCCAGACCCTGCCGGGTGTCTTCGAGAGCCGCCCCGAGGCGGAACTGCTGCTCACCGCGCTGGGCCAGCTGTGGACGGCCGGCACGGACATCGACTGGGGGCAGGTGGCAGTGGAGTGA